The following proteins come from a genomic window of Sorghum bicolor cultivar BTx623 chromosome 3, Sorghum_bicolor_NCBIv3, whole genome shotgun sequence:
- the LOC8060117 gene encoding auxin transporter-like protein 1, which yields MAREQLEESIVADGNGKEEEVGVMGIGAADGADDQHGRGGGGKLSMTSLLWHGGSVWDAWFSCASNQVAQVLLTLPYSFSQLGMLSGILLQIFYGFLGSWTAYLISVLYVEYRSRKEKEGVSFKNHVIQWFEVLDGLLGPYWKAAGLAFNCTFLLFGSVIQLIACASNIYYINDRLDKRTWTYIFGACCATTVFIPSFHNYRIWSFLGLGMTTYTAWYLAIAALINGQVEGVEHTGPTKLVLYFTGATNILYTFGGHAVTVEIMHAMWKPAKFKYIYLLATLYVFTLTLPSAAAMYWAFGDELLTHSNAFSLLPKTGWRDAAVILMLIHQFITFGFACTPLYFVWEKVIGMHDTKSIFKRALARLPIVVPIWFLAIIFPFFGPINSAVGALLVSFTVYIIPALAHILTYRTASARMNAAEKPPFFLPSWTGMFVLNMFIVVWVLVVGFGLGGWASMVNFIRQIDTFGLFAKCYQCPKPPVPAAAQSPAPLPHH from the exons ATGGCGCGCGAGCAGCTGGAGGAGTCCATCGTGGCCGACGGCAACGGCAAGGAGGAAGAGGTCGGGGTCATGGGCATCGGCGCCGCGGACGGCGCCGACGACCAgcacggccgcggcggcggcggcaagctCAGCATGACGAGCCTGCTGTGGCACGGCGGCTCTGTCTGGGACGCATGGTTCAGCTGCGCCTCCAACCAG GTGGCGCAGGTGCTCCTCACGCTGCCGTACTCCTTCTCGCAGCTGGGGATGCTGTCCGGCATCCTGCTGCAGATCTTCTACGGCTTCTTGGGCAGCTGGACCGCCTACCTCATCAGTGTCCTCTACGTCGAGTACCGCTCCCGCAAGGAGAAGGAAGGCGTCAGCTTCAAGAACCACGTCATCCAG TGGTTCGAAGTGCTGGACGGGCTGCTGGGCCCCTACTGGAAGGCGGCCGGTCTGGCCTTCAACTGCACGTTCCTGCTCTTCGGCTCCGTCATCCAGCTGATCGCCTGCGCGAG CAACATCTACTACATCAACGACCGGCTGGACAAGCGGACATGGACGTACATCTTCGGCGCCTGCTGCGCCACAACGGTGTTCATCCCCTCCTTCCACAACTACCGGATCTGGTCCTTCCTGGGGCTCGGCATGACCACCTACACCGCGTGGTACCTCGCCATCGCCGCGCTCATCAACGGCCAG GTCGAAGGCGTGGAGCAcaccggcccgaccaagctcgTGCTCTACTTCACCGGCGCCACCAACATCCTCTACACCTTCGGCGGCCACGCCGTCACAGT GGAGATCATGCACGCGATGTGGAAGCCCGCCAAGTTCAAGTACATCTACCTGCTGGCGACGCTGTACGTGTTCACGCTGACGCTGCCGTCTGCTGCGGCCATGTACTGGGCGTTCGGCGACGAGCTGCTGACCCACTCGAACGCCTTCTCGCTGCTGCCCAAGACCGGGTGGCGCGACGCGGCGGTGATCCTGATGCTGATCCACCAGTTCATCACGTTCGGGTTCGCGTGCACGCCGCTCTACTTCGTGTGGGAGAAGGTGATCGGGATGCACGACACCAAGAGCATCTTCAAGCGCGCGCTGGCGCGGCTGCCCATCGTGGTGCCCATCTGGTTCCTGGCCAtcatcttccccttcttcggGCCCATCAACTCCGCCGTCGGCGCGCTGCTCGTCAGCTTCACCGTCTACATCATCCCGGCGCTGGCGCACATCCTCACCTACCGCACGGCGTCCGCGCGCATG AATGCCGCGGAGAAGCCACCGTTCTTCCTGCCGAGCTGGACGGGGATGTTCGTGCTCAACATGTTCATCGTGGTGTGGGTGCTGGTGGTCGGCTTCGGGCTCGGCGGCTGGGCCAGCATGGTCAACTTCATCAGGCAGATCGACACGTTCGGGCTGTTCGCCAAGTGCTACCAGTGCCCCAAGCCGCCGGTGCCGGCGGCCGCGCAGTCACCGGCGCCGTTGCCGCACCACTAG